In Primulina eburnea isolate SZY01 chromosome 5, ASM2296580v1, whole genome shotgun sequence, a single window of DNA contains:
- the LOC140832976 gene encoding glutamine synthetase leaf isozyme, chloroplastic, giving the protein MAQILAPSAQWRMRIAKNTRDASPLSTKMLGSSLVLKQNVKGVVQSSSKFRVFAALPGENGTINRVEQLLNLDLAPYTDKIIAEYIWIGGSGIDVRSKSRTISKPIEHPSELPKWNYDGSSTGQAPGEDSEVILYPQAIFKDPFRGGNNILVICDTYTPAGVPLPTNKRHKAAQVFSDPKVVAEVPWYGIEQEYTLLQNKVKWPLGWPTGGYPGPQGPYYCGAGADKSFGRDISDAHYKACLYAGINISGTNGEVMPGQWEFQVGPSVGIEAGDHIWCARYLLERITEQAGVVLSLDPKPIEGDWNGAGCHTNYSTKSMREEGGFDVIKKAILNLSLRHKEHISAYGEGNERRLTGKHETASINTFSWGVANRGCSIRVGRDTEKSGKGYLEDRRPASNMDPYVVTALLAESTILWEPTLEAEALAAQKLALKV; this is encoded by the exons ATGGCGCAAATCTTGGCTCCTTCTGCTCAATGGCGAATGAGAATTGCGAAGAACACAAGGGATGCAAGTCCATTGAGTACAAAGATGTTGGGCTCCTCACTTGTTTTGAAGCAAAACGTGAAAGGGGTGGTTCAAAGCTCATCCAAATTCCGAGTTTTTGCTGCCTTGCCTGGGGAGAATGGGACAATTAACCGTGTGGAACAGTTGCTGAACTTGGACTTGGCTCCATACACTGATAAAATCATTGCTGAATATATATG GATTGGAGGATCAGGAATCGATGTTCGTAGCAAATCAAGG ACTATATCGAAGCCGATTGAGCACCCTTCCGAGCTTCCAAAGTGGAACTATGATGGATCAAGTACAGGGCAGGCTCCTGGAGAAGATAGTGAAGTCATCTTATA CCCTCAAGCGATCTTCAAGGATCCATTCCGTGGTGGCAACAACATTTTG GTCATATGTGACACATATACCCCAGCAGGTGTGCCCCTTCCGACAAACAAGCGCCACAAAGCAGCTCAGGTTTTCAGCGACCCTAAGGTTGTTGCTGAAGTTCCATG GTATGGCATTGAACAAGAGTACACTTTACTACAGAACAAAGTAAAATGGCCGTTAGGTTGGCCTACTGGAGGGTACCCTGGTCCTCAG GGCCCTTACTACTGTGGCGCAGGGGCAGACAAATCATTTGGAAGAGACATATCCGACGCTCATTATAAGGCTTGTTTATATGCTGGAATTAATATTAGTGGTACCAACGGAGAGGTTATGCCTGGGCAG TGGGAATTTCAAGTCGGTCCAAGCGTAGGGATTGAAGCAGGGGATCACATCTGGTGTGCAAGGTACCTCCTTGAG AGAATTACAGAACAAGCTGGAGTTGTTCTCTCACTGGATCCAAAGCCAATTGAG GGTGACTGGAATGGTGCAGGATGCCACACAAACTACAG CACCAAAAGTATGAGAGAAGAAGGGGGGTTCGATGTGATCAAGAAGGCGATTTTGAACCTATCACTACGCCATAAAGAGCATATCAGTGCTTATGGAGAAGGAAATGAGAGAAGATTGACAGGAAAGCATGAAACTGCCAGTATCAACACATTTTCATGG GGAGTCGCTAACCGTGGCTGTTCGATTCGTGTGGGACGTGACACTGAGAAGAGTGGCAAAG GTTATTTGGAAGATAGACGCCCAGCATCTAACATGGATCCATACGTTGTGACTGCATTACTCGCCGAATCTACAATCTTGTGGGAGCCAACACTTGAAGCTGAAGCGCTTGCTGCTCAGAAACTTGCATTGAAGGTGTAA